The following coding sequences are from one Anser cygnoides isolate HZ-2024a breed goose chromosome 10, Taihu_goose_T2T_genome, whole genome shotgun sequence window:
- the CEP15 gene encoding LOW QUALITY PROTEIN: centrosomal protein 15 (The sequence of the model RefSeq protein was modified relative to this genomic sequence to represent the inferred CDS: inserted 2 bases in 1 codon) — MVIYLTEVTNRDRQLKMSSYLAQEVHLARRHEEILSQRSVLLQQMETYLGDKKTXKTWQTQAADAARKRNAALLNDIEAAEKKLQERMCLLPHPDTVNLETLYWASVKESLPKWEQFLLGRAEAPVGFKKLKTTKQNLSYPEDDSQN, encoded by the exons ATGGTCATCTACCTTACTGAAG TGACAAACAGGGACAGACAACTGAAAATGTCGTCCTATTTGGCTCAGGAGGTTCACCTTGCTAGAAGACACGAAGAGAT aCTGTCTCAGAGATCAGTGCTGCTACAGCAGATGGAGACTTATCTAGGAGACAAAAAGAC AAAGACATGGCAAACTCAAGCAGCTGATGCAGCTCGTAAAAGGAATGCAGCACTTTTAAAT GATatagaagcagcagaaaaaaagctgcaagaaaGAATGTGTTTACTTCCACATCCCGATACTGTTAACTTAGAA actCTCTATTGGGCATCAGTAAAAGAGTCTCTTCCCAAGTGGGAACAGTTCCTTTTAGGACGAGCAGAAGCTCCTGTTGgttttaagaaactgaaaactacaaaacagAACCTAAGCTACCCAGAAGATGATTCACAAAATTAA